A single window of Ignavibacteriales bacterium DNA harbors:
- a CDS encoding glycoside hydrolase family 9 protein, with translation MLNKKRNFLIVFLLCSISLNASNIYLNKAGYLLNSTKIVYFRTFTDSFFVKDAANKLILKDKVEISRMNDPSTGMTIYKGNFSAVNQAGYYYVTDKSGNRSSMFFIADTVYNSVYKKSLKGFYYQRCGSPLLSQHAGVYQHTSCHSVRLPFYSGDGEFHISADTTGHSNVTGGWHDAGDYGKYVVNAGITVGTLLMAYEMFPERFFYDDLNIPESGNTTPDILDECRYELNWLFKMQRPNGAVFTKVTHETFEGFIMPQFDNTTRYIYQIASTATADFAAMMARAYRVFKKYDQPYSEKCLAAAKKAWDYLESHPSIFPAGGFRNPAGTITGEYGDANDTDERLWASAELFISAGESKYHSFYLSNYKRNGLFTGSMAWPSMAPMAQLTYVFGSSTQKDQTVLAEHKVALQNYCNTLVTRSKNDGFNVTLQSSEYYWGSNSDVLNRAILLIAGYELYKSADYYDAALSQFNYILGANANDISYITGIGEKRVMHPHHRPSGSDGIVEPVPGLMAGGPDKGRDDDSLRAYTTSLTPSALCYIDNEGSYSSNEICINWNAPLVFVAGYFNNGSLIVDVKKDFEKIPTELHLDQNYPNPFNPETVIGYRLSTGSHVSLKVLDVLGREVATLVDEYQIPGFYNSTFDTLHFTLSSGVYLYTLRVGENIQTKKMILIK, from the coding sequence ATGCTTAATAAAAAAAGAAATTTTTTGATCGTCTTTTTGCTTTGCAGCATCTCGTTAAACGCATCAAATATTTATTTGAATAAAGCAGGTTACCTGCTCAACTCAACAAAGATTGTTTACTTCAGAACGTTTACGGATAGTTTTTTTGTTAAAGACGCAGCAAATAAATTAATATTGAAGGACAAAGTAGAAATTAGCAGAATGAACGATCCTTCAACGGGGATGACTATATATAAAGGGAATTTCTCTGCCGTTAATCAAGCAGGATATTATTATGTAACGGATAAATCAGGAAATAGATCATCGATGTTTTTTATCGCGGACACGGTTTATAATTCTGTCTACAAAAAATCTTTAAAAGGATTTTACTATCAAAGATGCGGTTCTCCACTATTAAGTCAACATGCAGGTGTTTATCAACATACATCATGTCATTCCGTACGACTTCCTTTTTATTCAGGTGATGGAGAATTTCATATTAGTGCGGATACTACCGGTCACTCAAACGTAACGGGCGGATGGCATGATGCAGGTGATTATGGCAAGTACGTTGTAAATGCTGGGATTACAGTAGGAACTCTTTTAATGGCTTATGAAATGTTTCCTGAGAGATTTTTTTATGATGATCTAAATATTCCTGAATCAGGAAATACAACTCCAGACATTTTAGATGAATGCCGCTATGAATTGAATTGGCTTTTTAAGATGCAAAGACCAAACGGTGCGGTCTTCACAAAGGTAACGCATGAAACCTTTGAAGGTTTTATAATGCCGCAATTCGATAATACAACAAGATACATTTATCAGATTGCGAGTACTGCTACTGCAGATTTTGCGGCTATGATGGCAAGAGCATACAGAGTATTCAAAAAATATGATCAGCCCTATTCAGAAAAATGTTTAGCGGCTGCAAAAAAAGCATGGGATTATCTTGAATCTCATCCCTCAATTTTTCCAGCAGGTGGATTTAGAAATCCTGCAGGAACAATTACAGGTGAATATGGCGATGCAAATGATACAGATGAAAGGTTATGGGCATCTGCAGAATTATTTATTTCTGCTGGAGAATCTAAATATCATTCATTCTATTTAAGCAATTATAAGAGGAATGGATTGTTTACTGGAAGTATGGCGTGGCCATCAATGGCGCCTATGGCGCAGCTTACATATGTGTTTGGATCTTCAACTCAGAAAGATCAAACTGTATTAGCGGAACATAAAGTAGCGTTACAAAATTATTGCAATACTTTAGTAACAAGAAGTAAGAATGACGGCTTCAATGTTACTCTCCAATCAAGTGAATATTATTGGGGGAGTAACTCAGATGTACTGAACAGAGCAATTCTTTTAATTGCTGGTTACGAGCTTTACAAATCTGCAGATTATTATGATGCTGCGCTAAGTCAATTCAATTACATTCTCGGTGCTAATGCGAATGATATTTCTTACATCACCGGCATCGGGGAGAAAAGAGTGATGCATCCTCATCATCGACCATCAGGATCAGATGGCATTGTGGAACCCGTACCAGGTTTAATGGCTGGCGGTCCGGATAAAGGGCGGGATGATGATTCTCTTAGAGCATATACAACAAGTTTAACGCCATCAGCATTGTGTTATATAGATAATGAAGGAAGTTATTCTTCCAACGAAATTTGTATTAACTGGAACGCACCACTGGTTTTTGTTGCCGGTTACTTTAACAATGGCTCTTTAATTGTTGATGTAAAAAAAGATTTTGAAAAAATTCCAACCGAACTTCATCTGGATCAAAATTATCCAAATCCATTTAATCCGGAAACTGTAATCGGTTATCGGCTTTCAACAGGCAGTCATGTATCATTAAAAGTATTAGATGTTTTAGGAAGAGAAGTAGCAACTTTAGTTGATGAATATCAAATACCTGGATTTTATAATTCTACATTCGATACTCTGCACTTTACATTATCCTCCGGTGTTTATTTATACACGCTTAGAGTCGGAGAAAATATTCAGACCAAAAAGATGATTCTGATAAAATAG
- a CDS encoding glycoside hydrolase family 88 protein: MNYSKFFNAGIALKSFSSVVVIIFFLMIISPQKVSAGDSKLDSLVNRAIKVSLIHLENSVKEVNDTELFPTYGTKQLRWILKPSDEWTSGFYPGCLWYAYELSKDPKFKKWALQWTSSIEKEKNNTETHDLGFRFMCSFGNGLRLGDSRYNDKYKNILLTAANTLSQRYSPVVGCFSSNWDLHKTENSFPVIVDIMMNLDLLFWASENGGSKDFVEYARSHALKTCRDFIRADGSTYHIVRYDKYSGKIINKGTLQGAGDETTWSRGHAWATYGMVVMYRYTKEKQFLDTAIRLANYFVNNLPHDHVSAWDFQSNINYRDVSATCIVASALFEMIKYIEDDSLKNHFQSVAESMLMALCQSPYFINDLSTNCLLDHSVQFLPINSNIDVPSIFADYYFLEALVRYKAIHKLNDK, encoded by the coding sequence ATGAATTACTCAAAATTTTTTAATGCAGGTATTGCTCTTAAATCGTTCTCATCAGTTGTCGTAATTATATTTTTTCTCATGATTATTTCTCCGCAAAAAGTCTCCGCAGGAGATAGCAAACTTGACAGCCTTGTTAACCGCGCGATCAAAGTTTCTCTAATTCATCTGGAAAACAGTGTTAAAGAAGTTAATGATACAGAACTATTCCCAACGTATGGTACAAAACAATTAAGATGGATACTTAAACCGTCTGATGAATGGACAAGCGGTTTTTATCCCGGCTGTCTGTGGTACGCTTATGAATTAAGTAAAGATCCAAAATTCAAAAAGTGGGCGCTGCAATGGACATCATCAATCGAGAAGGAGAAAAATAATACCGAGACGCACGATCTTGGATTTAGATTTATGTGTTCCTTTGGTAACGGATTACGTTTGGGAGATAGTAGATATAATGATAAATATAAAAATATTCTTTTAACGGCGGCTAATACTTTATCCCAACGATACAGCCCTGTTGTCGGATGCTTCAGCTCCAATTGGGATTTGCACAAGACTGAAAATTCTTTCCCGGTAATAGTGGACATAATGATGAATCTTGATCTTCTATTCTGGGCTTCAGAAAACGGCGGTTCAAAAGATTTTGTTGAGTACGCACGCAGTCATGCATTAAAAACTTGTCGCGATTTTATACGTGCTGATGGAAGTACATATCATATTGTCCGTTACGATAAATATTCTGGTAAAATTATCAATAAGGGAACATTACAAGGTGCGGGAGATGAGACTACATGGTCGCGCGGGCATGCATGGGCAACATACGGAATGGTAGTAATGTACCGTTATACTAAAGAAAAACAATTCTTGGATACAGCAATTCGTCTCGCGAATTATTTTGTTAATAATCTGCCACACGATCATGTTTCCGCCTGGGACTTCCAATCCAACATTAATTACCGTGATGTTTCTGCAACATGCATTGTTGCTTCTGCTCTTTTCGAAATGATTAAATACATTGAGGATGATAGTTTGAAGAATCATTTTCAGTCTGTAGCCGAATCGATGCTGATGGCTCTTTGCCAGTCTCCTTATTTTATTAATGATCTTAGCACAAATTGTTTGTTGGATCATTCAGTGCAGTTTCTTCCCATTAACAGTAATATTGATGTACCGTCAATCTTCGCCGATTACTATTTCTTAGAAGCACTTGTTCGATACAAAGCTATACATAAGCTGAATGATAAATAA
- a CDS encoding Ig-like domain-containing protein, which yields MRKIIFISLLVITCSVLVQAQQNRIDYNGQKLFLSGSNLAWVTFASDINTSNSKNIANNIADWMLQMHDHGANAMRWWLHTDGTTNPVFNSTNLVIGPGDSTITDIKRVLDLAWEREIGINLCLWSHDMLNKTKSPTVINRNTLLLTDTTYTNAYIKNCLKPMVEALKGHPAILTWEIFNEPEGLSNELGWSTNYHVPMSAIQRVVNLCAGAIHEIDPTAKVTSGAQTFASLTDILAKRSPQTELNIETMSQADKKNMEDFIYKKYGFKLTAAEIVAHFQKLTAANYNYYSDSRLIAAGGNSKGTLDFYSVHYYTQNGINVSPFVYSASHWALDKPVVIGEFACQINNGVPKDILYRNLYAGNYAGALAWSWSDPNFSSTTDMLANMQSMWDSYKSDVDVNGIGGDWPTVNITNPANNTQFMEGAEVNIVAEASDKDGTVVSVEFFANDTLKIGVVTSSPFSITWKNIKQGDYKLTAVATDNQNHKRASTIVNIKIGIPPFTKLEAEAVAIPGPGWTIVSDRTASNGAYVNFATNDSTVKITWQLKNVPAAGSYEIAFGYRLAYNTPKSQYINVNGKRVTELVFDGSMNVWLEKKLTVNLVQGINTIQMQMSWGWMHVDYLAVPTSLVTAVETIASLPQNFSLQQNYPNPFNPTTTITFAVPYLETSRGESLQHVSLKVYDMLGREVATLVNEIKQPGTYEVKFDGSGLASGVYFYRLHSDSFTDTKKFVLIK from the coding sequence ATGCGGAAAATAATTTTTATCTCTCTACTTGTTATAACTTGTTCTGTTTTAGTCCAAGCTCAGCAAAATAGAATTGACTATAACGGTCAAAAGTTATTTTTAAGCGGCTCAAATTTAGCATGGGTTACTTTTGCTTCTGATATTAATACTAGCAATAGTAAAAATATTGCTAATAATATTGCTGATTGGATGCTTCAAATGCATGATCATGGTGCTAATGCAATGCGCTGGTGGCTGCATACGGACGGAACAACTAATCCTGTTTTTAATTCAACTAATCTTGTAATCGGACCTGGTGACTCAACGATTACTGATATTAAAAGAGTATTAGACCTTGCATGGGAAAGAGAAATTGGAATTAATCTTTGTCTCTGGTCTCATGATATGCTTAATAAAACCAAAAGCCCAACAGTTATTAATAGAAATACATTACTCCTAACTGATACGACTTACACAAACGCGTATATTAAAAACTGTTTAAAACCGATGGTGGAAGCGCTTAAAGGCCATCCCGCAATTCTTACATGGGAAATTTTTAACGAGCCGGAAGGATTGAGCAATGAACTTGGCTGGTCCACAAATTATCATGTTCCGATGTCAGCAATTCAAAGAGTAGTTAATTTGTGTGCGGGAGCTATTCATGAAATTGATCCAACTGCAAAAGTTACTAGCGGTGCACAAACTTTTGCTTCACTTACAGACATTCTTGCAAAAAGATCACCTCAAACAGAATTAAATATTGAGACGATGAGTCAAGCTGATAAAAAAAATATGGAAGATTTCATTTATAAAAAATATGGTTTTAAACTAACGGCAGCTGAAATTGTAGCACATTTCCAAAAACTAACGGCAGCAAATTATAATTATTATTCGGATAGTAGGTTAATCGCCGCGGGTGGCAATTCTAAAGGTACCCTCGATTTTTACTCAGTACATTATTATACTCAAAATGGAATTAATGTTTCACCGTTTGTTTATTCCGCAAGTCATTGGGCATTAGATAAACCTGTTGTTATAGGTGAGTTTGCTTGTCAGATTAATAATGGAGTTCCAAAAGACATTCTATATAGAAATCTCTACGCAGGTAATTATGCCGGCGCGCTTGCTTGGTCTTGGTCGGATCCTAATTTTTCTTCTACAACAGATATGCTGGCGAACATGCAATCTATGTGGGATAGCTACAAGTCCGATGTTGATGTTAATGGTATCGGTGGTGATTGGCCCACCGTCAATATCACTAATCCTGCTAACAATACTCAATTCATGGAGGGTGCTGAAGTGAATATTGTCGCCGAAGCATCGGATAAAGATGGAACTGTAGTTTCAGTGGAATTCTTTGCAAATGATACTTTAAAAATTGGTGTAGTTACTTCCAGCCCTTTCTCAATAACTTGGAAAAATATTAAGCAGGGAGATTATAAATTAACGGCCGTAGCAACCGACAATCAGAATCACAAAAGGGCATCAACTATAGTGAATATCAAAATTGGTATTCCTCCATTTACTAAACTTGAAGCAGAGGCAGTTGCTATCCCAGGACCAGGTTGGACGATTGTTAGTGACCGGACAGCTAGCAACGGTGCTTATGTAAATTTTGCTACAAATGATTCCACTGTCAAAATCACTTGGCAACTCAAAAATGTGCCCGCTGCAGGTAGTTATGAAATTGCATTCGGTTATCGTCTAGCTTATAACACACCGAAAAGCCAGTATATAAATGTAAACGGAAAACGTGTCACTGAATTAGTGTTTGACGGTAGTATGAATGTATGGTTGGAAAAAAAATTAACTGTTAATCTTGTACAAGGAATTAACACTATCCAAATGCAAATGTCGTGGGGCTGGATGCATGTCGATTACCTTGCAGTACCTACGAGCTTAGTAACAGCGGTAGAAACCATTGCATCATTGCCGCAAAATTTTTCTTTACAACAGAACTATCCAAATCCATTTAATCCGACAACAACAATAACATTTGCTGTTCCATATTTAGAGACTAGCCGCGGCGAATCTCTACAGCATGTTTCTTTAAAAGTGTACGATATGCTCGGACGTGAAGTTGCAACCCTTGTTAATGAAATAAAACAACCGGGCACATATGAAGTGAAATTTGATGGAAGCGGATTAGCAAGCGGTGTTTATTTCTATAGACTGCATTCCGATTCATTTACAGATACGAAGAAATTTGTTTTGATAAAATAG
- a CDS encoding cellulase family glycosylhydrolase — translation MKKILALSFIVFLFIMSGCSGVVVNESTGFINVNDTHFILNGKPYFFVGTNLWYGCYLGSPGKTGNRERLIRELNNLQSTGIMNLRVCAASEESLMGRSIKPAIQISPNNYDEELLEGLDFLLFEMHKRDMKAVLFLNNYWQWTGGMAQYNAWFGDGKVPDPDDPNVGYGKFMDYSAEFYLNDKAKECFRNYLRMIITRVNKFNGIAYRDNPTIMAWQLANEPRPGRDLSIIKSAEIYYKWIDETAQYIHSLDPNHLVTTGNEGLAGSLQSEEIFLKSHESKYIDYATMHIWPKNWGWFDASNIDETYPSTEKNAIEYINKHLKYARQLNKPITMEEFGIPRDYEASKPGTPTTARDKYYKNVFAVIYDSAAAGAPIAGTNFWGWGGVGRGRNLDDKWREGDPYTGDPPQESQGLNSIYDTDLSTLEIISTHAAQMEKLRNKIQMAKIQ, via the coding sequence ATGAAAAAAATATTGGCACTCTCATTCATTGTTTTTCTATTCATCATGTCCGGATGTTCTGGTGTTGTTGTAAATGAAAGTACTGGTTTTATAAATGTAAATGACACTCATTTTATTCTAAATGGTAAACCTTATTTTTTTGTTGGTACTAATTTGTGGTACGGTTGTTATCTCGGATCACCTGGTAAAACTGGAAATAGAGAGAGACTTATTAGAGAACTCAATAATTTACAATCCACCGGGATAATGAATCTGCGCGTTTGTGCAGCCTCAGAAGAATCTCTAATGGGTCGTTCGATAAAACCGGCAATACAAATATCACCAAATAATTACGATGAAGAATTACTTGAGGGCTTAGATTTTCTTCTTTTTGAAATGCATAAACGTGATATGAAAGCTGTCCTTTTCTTGAATAATTATTGGCAGTGGACCGGTGGAATGGCTCAATACAATGCGTGGTTCGGCGATGGTAAAGTGCCGGATCCTGACGATCCGAATGTTGGATACGGAAAATTTATGGATTACTCGGCCGAATTTTATCTAAATGACAAAGCCAAAGAATGTTTCAGAAATTATTTAAGAATGATAATTACAAGAGTGAATAAATTTAATGGTATTGCTTATAGAGATAATCCGACTATAATGGCATGGCAGCTAGCTAATGAACCAAGGCCGGGAAGAGATTTATCAATAATAAAATCTGCCGAGATTTATTATAAATGGATTGATGAAACTGCTCAGTATATTCATTCACTTGACCCTAATCATCTTGTAACAACCGGAAATGAAGGTCTTGCAGGAAGCTTACAATCCGAAGAAATATTTTTGAAATCACACGAGAGTAAATATATTGATTATGCTACGATGCATATTTGGCCTAAGAACTGGGGATGGTTTGATGCTTCTAATATTGATGAGACTTATCCAAGTACAGAAAAAAATGCTATCGAATATATAAACAAGCATCTTAAGTATGCGCGTCAATTAAACAAACCAATAACAATGGAAGAATTTGGAATTCCAAGAGACTATGAAGCAAGTAAGCCCGGTACTCCAACAACAGCTCGCGATAAATATTATAAAAATGTTTTTGCAGTTATTTATGATAGCGCTGCTGCCGGAGCTCCAATTGCCGGAACTAATTTTTGGGGATGGGGAGGAGTTGGACGAGGTAGGAATTTAGATGATAAATGGCGAGAAGGCGATCCATATACAGGTGATCCGCCACAAGAGTCGCAAGGACTTAATTCAATTTACGATACTGATCTTTCAACGTTAGAAATTATTTCAACGCATGCTGCACAAATGGAAAAATTAAGAAATAAAATCCAGATGGCGAAGATCCAATAA
- a CDS encoding DUF5110 domain-containing protein gives MMNHIAVASVVSYTKDSDGITCKLDKGIMKIKVCEEDVVEVKYTALEVFSSRTSLVLNNKWETQPKFSVKENSNEIVVSTGRLKIKVNMSTGSITYTDLKDVVILAEDTSGGKMMTAATIAGINTYNCETKFQSPADEALFGLGCHPEDSLAMNYKGRNQDLAIKYMTGAIPVLLSTKGYGLMWDNYSASNFYGAEEANTKYKYVSESGTMIDYYFFYGPEFDHIIKLYRQATGQAPMFPKWAFGLFQSQDRYKSQSEVLSVKDNYRNNNIPVDCIVQDWFYWEPDVIGSHILYPERYPNPKEMVDELHQANIHAMISIWPVFAKGTINFDELKNNGGMTDILWDNVMTHTLDSYYDAHDSKARDIYWRQANDALITRYGWDAWWVDQCEPDNGGLLDARRQSNFAIGRGIDYFNTYSLMHTTGLYEHWRKDIPGKRAFLLVRQAFAGQQRNAATLWSSDITCTFKAYKIQVPQGINACASGIPYWTSDIGGYHFNWTPPDWSIPANRELFTRWFQFGTFSPIFRIHGKGERALFSNNWDTNTKAILLKYDNLRYRLMPYIYSLSWKITNEGYTIMRALAFDFRTDTAINNIPDQYMFGPAFLVNPVTERASTENTRKVYLPISTGWFDFWTGKTLSGGQNINAAAPIETIPLYIKAGSIIPMGPFLQYATEKPADSIELRIYPGANGNFILYEDENDNYKYEKGIYSIIPIKWIDSIKQLTIGNRKGGYPGMVQERIFNIVLVKEDHGIGIDSSTGVDKTVKYKGKKIKINF, from the coding sequence ATGATGAACCATATTGCTGTTGCCTCAGTAGTATCTTACACAAAAGATTCTGATGGGATTACTTGTAAATTAGATAAAGGGATAATGAAAATTAAAGTTTGCGAAGAAGATGTTGTCGAAGTTAAATATACTGCTCTAGAAGTTTTCTCTTCAAGAACTTCTCTTGTATTGAATAACAAATGGGAAACTCAACCAAAATTTTCTGTTAAGGAAAATTCAAATGAAATTGTTGTTTCCACGGGCAGGCTAAAAATAAAAGTGAACATGTCAACCGGTTCAATTACATACACGGATTTGAAAGATGTTGTTATTCTTGCCGAAGACACTTCGGGCGGGAAAATGATGACGGCCGCTACCATTGCAGGTATTAATACATACAACTGCGAAACCAAATTCCAATCTCCCGCTGATGAAGCCCTGTTTGGTCTGGGCTGTCATCCAGAAGATTCCTTGGCGATGAATTATAAAGGCCGCAACCAAGATTTAGCAATTAAATATATGACCGGAGCGATTCCAGTGCTCTTATCAACCAAAGGTTACGGATTAATGTGGGATAATTATTCAGCATCAAATTTTTACGGTGCAGAAGAAGCTAATACTAAATATAAATACGTATCTGAAAGCGGAACTATGATTGATTACTATTTTTTTTACGGGCCTGAATTCGATCATATTATTAAACTTTATCGCCAAGCTACCGGTCAGGCTCCGATGTTTCCGAAATGGGCTTTTGGACTTTTTCAATCGCAAGATAGATATAAGAGTCAATCAGAAGTATTATCCGTAAAAGACAATTACCGTAACAATAATATTCCTGTTGATTGCATTGTTCAAGATTGGTTTTACTGGGAACCTGATGTTATCGGTTCGCATATTCTATATCCGGAAAGATATCCCAACCCAAAGGAAATGGTTGACGAATTACACCAGGCAAACATTCACGCAATGATTTCCATCTGGCCTGTCTTTGCTAAAGGAACAATAAATTTTGATGAATTAAAAAACAACGGCGGCATGACGGATATATTATGGGATAATGTAATGACTCATACTTTAGATAGTTATTATGATGCCCATGATTCCAAAGCAAGAGATATTTATTGGAGGCAAGCCAACGATGCTTTAATAACTCGATACGGCTGGGACGCATGGTGGGTTGATCAATGCGAACCTGATAATGGTGGATTACTGGATGCGCGAAGACAATCAAATTTTGCAATCGGCAGAGGTATTGATTACTTCAACACTTATTCACTGATGCATACAACTGGTTTATATGAACATTGGAGAAAAGACATACCAGGTAAACGTGCTTTCTTACTTGTTCGTCAAGCGTTCGCAGGACAACAAAGGAATGCAGCAACTTTATGGTCGTCTGATATAACTTGCACATTCAAAGCATATAAAATCCAAGTTCCGCAGGGAATCAATGCATGCGCTTCAGGCATTCCGTATTGGACATCGGATATTGGGGGATATCATTTTAATTGGACACCTCCTGATTGGTCAATCCCTGCCAACAGAGAATTGTTTACAAGGTGGTTTCAGTTTGGTACCTTCAGCCCGATATTCAGAATACACGGAAAAGGTGAAAGAGCATTGTTCTCAAATAATTGGGACACAAATACAAAAGCTATTTTATTAAAGTATGATAATTTGCGTTACCGTCTTATGCCATACATTTATTCCCTTTCATGGAAAATTACTAATGAAGGTTATACAATAATGCGTGCACTCGCATTTGATTTTAGAACAGATACTGCCATAAATAATATTCCGGATCAGTATATGTTTGGACCTGCATTTCTGGTAAATCCAGTTACTGAACGGGCATCTACTGAAAATACAAGAAAAGTCTATCTCCCAATATCAACAGGATGGTTTGATTTTTGGACGGGGAAAACACTTTCTGGTGGACAGAATATTAATGCCGCTGCACCAATTGAAACAATCCCGCTTTACATTAAAGCCGGTTCAATTATTCCAATGGGACCATTTTTACAATATGCAACTGAGAAACCTGCTGATTCGATTGAACTGAGAATCTATCCCGGGGCAAATGGAAATTTTATTCTTTATGAGGACGAGAACGACAATTACAAATATGAAAAAGGAATTTATTCAATCATTCCTATTAAATGGATTGACTCAATAAAACAATTAACAATTGGCAACCGAAAAGGAGGCTATCCTGGAATGGTACAAGAACGGATATTCAATATCGTACTCGTAAAAGAAGACCATGGGATTGGTATAGACTCGAGTACCGGAGTAGATAAGACGGTAAAGTATAAAGGTAAAAAAATAAAAATTAATTTTTAG
- a CDS encoding Na+:solute symporter, with amino-acid sequence MQLRLIDILIIVLFILINILIGFLISKRASKNIKNYFLGGNTLPWWLLGISNASGMFDIAGTMLLVYWLAVYGMKSMWLPWLWPVFNQVFLMVYLSAWLRRSNVMTGAEWIKTRFGTGKGANLSHIVVVAFALIGVIGFLSYGFKGIGKFATAFLPPLVTNPETLLNYPQINANLYALILMGITTIYVVKGGMFSVVITEVIQYAILTLSSIAIGIIAIYHVSPEMINSVLPAGWKNIFFGWDLNLDWSTVNAATSTKVRAFGDWIKTDGYSMFGLFFGMVLFKGIFVAAAGPAPNYDMQRVLSTRNSKEAAKMSSLVSVVLNPARYFMIAGLTVLALTNFDELYKSSITSPDFETILPEVMAKYIPVGLLGFLMAGLLAAFMSNFAATVNAAPAYIVNDIYKRFINPNDEPKKYVTMSYISSIAIVVIGVAVGFVVESINNVVLWITGALWGGYTASNVLKWYWWRFNGHGYFWGMVFGIASSLLIPLLDSLHLINFLRDWPLASNLGMNSFPVILLISIIGSLIATFLTPPENDETLINFYKHVRPWGFWKPIQEKVLKQNPNFVPNKDFKRDMVNVLVGIVWQITLMSFPVYLVLREFTPLWITLGIMVVTSVFLKFNWWDKLETAFGEKDENGVTITDVNNS; translated from the coding sequence ATGCAATTACGTTTAATTGATATCTTAATTATTGTCCTCTTCATATTAATTAATATTCTAATCGGTTTCTTAATTTCAAAAAGAGCTTCTAAGAATATTAAAAACTACTTTCTTGGTGGTAATACCTTACCCTGGTGGTTGCTAGGTATTTCCAATGCTTCCGGAATGTTTGACATAGCCGGAACAATGTTATTAGTGTATTGGCTTGCTGTTTATGGTATGAAAAGTATGTGGCTGCCTTGGTTATGGCCTGTTTTCAATCAAGTTTTCTTAATGGTTTATCTATCAGCCTGGCTGAGAAGATCAAATGTAATGACCGGTGCAGAGTGGATAAAAACACGTTTTGGAACAGGAAAAGGTGCTAATCTTTCCCATATTGTGGTTGTAGCTTTTGCTCTGATAGGTGTTATTGGATTTCTTTCATATGGATTTAAGGGGATAGGAAAATTTGCTACAGCTTTTCTTCCGCCTCTTGTTACAAATCCCGAGACGCTTTTAAACTATCCACAAATTAATGCTAATCTTTATGCCCTAATTCTGATGGGAATAACTACCATTTATGTAGTAAAGGGTGGAATGTTTAGCGTAGTAATCACAGAAGTAATCCAATACGCAATTCTAACTCTATCTTCAATCGCAATCGGAATTATAGCAATTTACCATGTCTCGCCTGAAATGATTAATTCAGTTTTACCCGCAGGGTGGAAAAATATTTTTTTTGGTTGGGATCTAAACCTTGACTGGTCGACTGTAAATGCTGCTACATCAACAAAAGTAAGAGCATTTGGCGATTGGATCAAAACGGATGGGTATTCTATGTTCGGTTTATTTTTTGGTATGGTACTATTTAAAGGAATATTTGTTGCTGCTGCCGGACCGGCTCCTAATTATGATATGCAAAGGGTTCTTTCAACCCGCAATTCCAAAGAAGCCGCAAAAATGAGTTCTCTTGTTAGTGTTGTTCTTAATCCCGCACGTTACTTCATGATTGCCGGTTTAACAGTTCTTGCATTAACAAATTTCGATGAACTTTATAAAAGCTCAATTACATCTCCCGATTTTGAAACAATATTGCCTGAAGTGATGGCTAAGTATATTCCAGTTGGATTACTTGGATTCTTAATGGCGGGACTTCTTGCCGCATTCATGAGCAATTTTGCTGCAACAGTAAACGCTGCGCCTGCTTATATAGTAAATGATATTTATAAAAGATTCATTAATCCAAATGATGAACCGAAGAAATATGTTACTATGAGTTACATCAGCTCAATTGCTATTGTTGTTATTGGAGTAGCAGTGGGATTTGTGGTCGAGTCTATAAATAACGTTGTTCTCTGGATTACCGGTGCATTGTGGGGCGGGTATACTGCTTCCAATGTACTTAAATGGTATTGGTGGAGGTTTAATGGTCACGGTTATTTCTGGGGAATGGTATTCGGGATTGCATCTTCACTTTTAATTCCACTACTAGATAGTTTGCATCTGATTAATTTCTTAAGAGATTGGCCATTAGCAAGTAATCTCGGTATGAATTCTTTCCCAGTAATTTTATTGATCTCAATTATTGGCAGTTTGATTGCTACGTTCTTAACGCCTCCGGAAAACGATGAAACACTTATCAATTTTTATAAACATGTTCGACCATGGGGATTCTGGAAACCAATCCAGGAAAAAGTATTGAAACAAAATCCGAACTTTGTTCCTAACAAAGATTTCAAAAGAGATATGGTTAATGTTTTGGTCGGAATTGTATGGCAAATTACATTGATGTCTTTTCCTGTATACTTAGTCTTGCGGGAATTTACTCCATTATGGATAACGCTCGGTATTATGGTTGTTACTTCGGTATTTCTAAAATTCAATTGGTGGGATAAACTTGAAACAGCTTTCGGTGAGAAAGATGAAAATGGTGTAACGATTACTGACGTTAATAATTCATGA